The genomic window CCGACCAGGTCACGGGGTTGATCGCGGTTCGGGCAATGGTCATGTACTGCTCCAGTTCTTCCATGCCTTCGAGCCTCTCGACATTTCACGACGTCTTGTGTCAGGTATTCGGTACCGTGTTCGCATGCGCGCGGATCGCCTCGTCTCGCTCGTGCTGCTCCTCCGCCAGCGCGGTCGGCTGACCGCCGACGTACTCGCTCGCGAGCTCGAGGTCTCACCCCGCACGGTCCTGCGCGACATCGAGGCGCTCTCCGCGGCAGGGGTGCCGGTGTATGCGGAACGCGGTCGCTACGGCGGCTTCGAACTGCTGCCGGGGTTCCGCACCGAGTTGACGGGCCTGAACCACGACGAGGCGCTCGCCGTGCTCACGGCGGGCTCGGGCCACGGGCAGGCGTTCGGACTCGGTTCAGCGCTCGCCTCGGCGATGCGCAAGGTGGTCGACGCGTTGCCCGAGGGCGATCGGGTGGTCGCCAGCGATGCGGCGTCGCGATTCCTCGTGGAGCCGGCCGCCGACCTCCTCTCCCGGGAGGCCGCCGGCGAGCAGGTGCCCCACGGGGTCATGCACGCCGTTCGACGTGCGGTGCTCGACGGGCGCCGGCTGCTCATGCACTACACCCCGACCGACGGGCATCCGGAATGGCGCACGATCGACCCCATCGGACTGGTCACGGTGCGCGGCCGCGGGTACCTGCTCGCGACGCGCGACGGATCGGATCGGACCTACCGCCTGTCGCGGATGCTCGCGGCCGAGGTGTCGACCGAGCCGGCGCAACGGCCCGACCGTGCAGACCTCGATCGCCTGTGGCGCGAGCGTCGCGCGCGGTTCCTGGCCGACGGGCACCTGACGGCGGTCGTGCGGGTCGCTCCGGCGCGGCGCGAGGAGCTGCTGGATTCCGTCGTCGCCGTACGGGCGGAAGACGCCGGTGACGACGGGATGCTGCACCTCGAGGTGACGTTCCAAGACTCGCGGCACGCCGAATGGGCGCTGTGGCGGCTCGGCACCGACGCCGAGGCGCTGGCGCCCGAGTCCCTGCGGCGGGCGCTCGGGCGGACGGCCGCCGAACTGGCCGCCCGGTACGACGACTGAGCCGCGGCCCGACCAGCGCGGTTCATGGACGTCGTGCAGCACTGCTTCACATCAGGTATTTGATCTGATATAGTATTTCTCATGATCCACAACACGGATGCCGCGGGCGACGCCTTCGCCGCCGACCTGCTCCGCGGCCACACCGACACGATCGTGCTGGGCGTGCTCCGCCGGCACGACAGCTACGGCTTCGAGATCCACAAGCTGATCCGCGATGCAATCGGCGGCGCATCCGAGATCAAGGAGGCGACGCTCTACGCGAGCTACCGCCGCCTCCTGCGCGACGGCCTCGCCGAGGCGTACTGGGGCGACGAGTCGCAGGGCGGCCGCCGCAAGTACTACCGCATCACCGATGCCGGCCGAGCGGCGTTCACGCAGAACGTCGCCGCGTGGGTCGCCACCCGCGGCATCCTCGACTCCCTCCTGGGCACCGCGCCCGGCAGCACGAAAGGCTCCGACCGATGAGCAACCCGCAACCCGCCCGCCGCGGCGGAGACATCCACCGCCTCCTCGACGAGGCGTTCTCCGGCGTCGCCTTGACGCCCGACCTCCAGGACCTGAAGGAGGAACTGCGCGACGGCCTGCTCTCGCGGGCCGCCGAGATCGAGGCGCAGGGCGTCGCACCGGCCGCCGCCGCGCGCCGCGCCTTCGACGAACTGGGCGACATCGACGAGCTGATCACCGAGACGGATGCCTCGGCCGCCGCGCCCGGCATCGCATCGGACGTCGCGACCTCGGCTCCGGGATCCGGCTCGGCGAGGGGCGCGGGTGCCGCCCGTGAGTCGGCTTCCGCTGCCGCGCTGCGCAACCGCGTTCGGCCGAAGCCGGGCTTCGTGGTGCGCACCGTCGTGCTGTCGATCGCGGCGCTGGCCGTGCTCGCGCTGCTGCTGATCGGCCTCACTCCCCTGCTCGACCTCGCGACGGGCGTGCTCATCGGCCTCGGCGTCGGGTTCGGCGCGCTCCTCGGGTTCGT from Agromyces sp. LHK192 includes these protein-coding regions:
- a CDS encoding PadR family transcriptional regulator, with product MIHNTDAAGDAFAADLLRGHTDTIVLGVLRRHDSYGFEIHKLIRDAIGGASEIKEATLYASYRRLLRDGLAEAYWGDESQGGRRKYYRITDAGRAAFTQNVAAWVATRGILDSLLGTAPGSTKGSDR
- a CDS encoding YafY family protein; amino-acid sequence: MRADRLVSLVLLLRQRGRLTADVLARELEVSPRTVLRDIEALSAAGVPVYAERGRYGGFELLPGFRTELTGLNHDEALAVLTAGSGHGQAFGLGSALASAMRKVVDALPEGDRVVASDAASRFLVEPAADLLSREAAGEQVPHGVMHAVRRAVLDGRRLLMHYTPTDGHPEWRTIDPIGLVTVRGRGYLLATRDGSDRTYRLSRMLAAEVSTEPAQRPDRADLDRLWRERRARFLADGHLTAVVRVAPARREELLDSVVAVRAEDAGDDGMLHLEVTFQDSRHAEWALWRLGTDAEALAPESLRRALGRTAAELAARYDD
- a CDS encoding permease prefix domain 1-containing protein, coding for MSNPQPARRGGDIHRLLDEAFSGVALTPDLQDLKEELRDGLLSRAAEIEAQGVAPAAAARRAFDELGDIDELITETDASAAAPGIASDVATSAPGSGSARGAGAARESASAAALRNRVRPKPGFVVRTVVLSIAALAVLALLLIGLTPLLDLATGVLIGLGVGFGALLGFVTGDALRQETTTHHRMPAGRAWSYGAATGLLLAGLTIAPVVFLRLDLGWITLPAVAVVAAIAVLSYLGATQTNRLKPWALRQQQEATPTNRFEEHPEVAARFGIYTAAIWTVAFISVPIVGFTAGWMWAAIPVVAGFVLMLIVLARMLFGGSRDDR